The genomic region GCtgaacttctattccagcatgtgttcaggTATTACGGCATTCCGGAGGAGATTGTCtgacaggggcccgcagtttacctccagagtgtggtccagcttcatgacgAAGATGGGAGTgacagtgaatctcacctcgggttatcacccacaagccaatgggCAAGCCGAACGAGTCAATCAGGAACTGGGACGATTCCTCCGTACCTTTTGTGCCaataacccagaggattggagcaagttcTTGCCATGGGCCGAATACGCCCAGAACTCACTATGCCATTCGGCTACCAATCTCACCCCCTTCCAGTGCGTGCTCGGTTACCAACCCCCTCTGTTCCCGTGGAACGCAACGCCCACCGCAGCTCCGGCCGTTGACCACTGGTTCCAACGTAGTGAGCGTGTCTGGGCGGACACCCACCGACGCCTGAGGGAGGCCTCAGACATGTACAAACACAAAGCAGATCGCCGCCGCAAGGAACACCCTGATTACCAACCAGGCGATCGGGTGTGGTTGTCCACAAAAGACTGGAGGCAAGCGCAGGGCTGTAAAAAACTAGCACCGAGGTACACgggaccattcaagatcctcaaacGAGTCAATGACGTCACCTACCGTCTGAAACTGCCACGACACAGTCGCATCTCCCCTtcattccacgtatcacgtctcaaaACTGTTGTCAACGGTCCTCTAGCCACTGAAGTACCAGCTGAAACTCCCCCGACCCCTCTGGAGattgatggacaaccggcttacCGCGTCAGGAACATCCTCAGCTTGAGACACAGGAGgggcaagctggagtatttggttgagtgggagggttatggacctgaggaacagtgctgggttccCAGGCAGGATATACTTGACCCACAGCTTACCAAGGACTTTCACACAACTCATCCTCATCTCCCaggtccacgaccccgggggaggccaagaaagaactctgctcccggagtgagccctttggggggggggttctgtcacagctcgGTCTGATCATAACTCCAATTCCCAGGATGCAATACTCACTTCCCAGGCACGCATGCGCtccccatccccggagttctgatcagacacacctggcaccaatcacacactagTACTTAGAGAAGACAGCCACCGAGAAGCggcgcgaagtatacgctcagtagctTAGTTTGCTGCGTTACCAAGCTTATCTAGTTCGTTGTTTCTTATAATCCTCGACCCTCGCTTCTTGtctcgactacgctttctggatatccccatttgtattgtttgcctgatcgcttgacccttgctGACTCTACGACTACGCTTCCGGAACTTCCCGATCCTACTCTGTTCACCCGcctcccgctcctgcttccgtaccGTCTCAAGGTTGGTGACACACGAATCAAAGAGCTAAGCTTTtggcatagtttttttttgtcacattcttaagttgttgttgttgttgttgttgttgttattattattattattattattattattattattattataattataataaaacagtaGGAAATTCAGAAATTCATCCAACTCTAGTGGGAACAAAAtttcaataacaataataataatgatagtagtaataataataataataataataataataataataataataaattatgtaaTACTACTTCTCATATACAGGCACTGAATACACAGAAGCCTAAATATTATTGTTCTAAAGGTACACTTTGTTCCACATTGATACACAAAGTTGATCTCTTTTAactggctttatttatttatttacttatttattacaaaactaTATGCTTaggtaacaaaacaaaaaagcctaAACTCTTCAAATGACTGATAATATGATTAATGtccctgtgtttttttttgtgtgtgtagttatgcATTTGTTTATAGTATGTATTTCTGTCATCCTTTCCCTTTTTTCCTGCTGTATGTAACTTATTGACTTGAAGTTCAGGGTTCTGGGTTGGATTTTGCTCTCAGGTTCACATCTTCTCCATGtgtctatgtgggtttcctttgggttctccggttttctTCCAGCTTCTAAAATCATACTGGTAGTTGGACTGGTGACTCTAAACTGCccataactgtgtgtgtgcttgacgCGACCCGAGATGCggcaaagtggattatttttggctcaaagtgttttattcgtcttataccacatcaatttgccagtgattacaacGTTTAATGATTCAAGAACAACACATTGAACTTTTAacagttttatatttacatcCACTGTCATGAAACAGGTtacttcctgttgtcacttacgttataatAGCTACAAACAGCCGTTTCCTCATCAGCCacctacttctctctctctgtcttgatgttactaagacaaaaaacatactgactgttacaaagcactaacactggagactgaTCTATAACTCGATTGTATTTTCATTCCTACTCAACCTGCGTAGAGTGGGAAAAGCACACTCTTTCTGGCTTGACATATTTAACTTCCTATTTACTTAATAAAACATAGGATATGGCTGGGGGCTGATGCTTAGGGGCGGGAACATAACACTTGTAACCAACCAGTATAAAAACCCTGGCCACTGTTGGTGAGGTCagatttgtgcatttttttttccaatctaaactttaatatttttattttccacattcaTCTTTTGGACAAACTTCAAACTATAAAAGAGCcatttcatattatttattttttttttgagtcattctTTGGATTTATAAGGAAGATATCAAGACCTTTGAACTGGAGCAATAACTTAAGGGCACAAAATGGGTATATTAAGTTATTTTAATCATTCTAACTGATCGTTTCATATGTATAAGCTCATCTGTAATTGAACACACATAAAGCATTGTGTTAATTCAGGGGTGGTGTAAATTTAACAGAACAATAAGTTCCTTTTTTTATGGATGAGGAGCTTATTGTAAGAGATTTAGCCTTTAGGGAAGCAAACGAgataatatgtttaaaatgtctttattcgTAATGTTTTTGCTTTCCAGATGACAGTATGCAATATGACTATGTGGACAACATTAGTGAGGGAATGTGTAACAAGGAAGACGTGGCCAAAATCGGATCCATCGTCGTGCCGTTATTCCTCAGTGTCGTGGTCTTGCTCAGTCTCGTCGGGAACATTTTAGTTCTTGTGATTCTCGCTCTATATGAGAATCTGAAATCGTTGACCAACATCTTCATACTGAACTTGGCTCTGTCGGACCTGCTGTTCACTTTCGGTCTGCCGTTCTGGGCGTGTTACTACATCTGGGGCTGGACTCTCGGAGACGCGGCGTGCAAAACGGTCAACTTTTTCTTCTACGCTGGATTTTACAGCAGCATCGTGTTCCTGGTGCTGATGACCGTTCAGCGCTACATGGCCGTGGTGCACCCTCTCTCAGACTGGGAAAGAGGACAGGGCTTCGCTCTAATCCCCATCGTCGCTTGGGTGATGAGCATCGCAGTGGCATTGCCAGCCCCAATCTACAGCTCTGTAATTCCTGATCCAGCAAACACTACACAACTCTACTGTGAGTATAATTCCACTGAGGGATATTTTACCGTCACGTACGAacagaactgtttttttgtgtgcgcCTTTTTGATCATGGGGTTTTGCTACGTAAGAATCCTGCAGACCGTCTTCAAGACGAGGACGAAAAAGAGACACCGTACTATCAGACTCATCTTCTGCATCGTAGTCACGTTCTTTCTCGGTTGGGCTCCTTATAACCTGGTGATTTTTCTGCACACCTTTACTCATCATCAGATCGAGTTTTTCACCATCTGTGAGGTCACGCATCATCTCGACTACGCCGAGTACGTCAGCAAGCTGCTGGCGTTTTCACACTGCTGCCTTAATCCCGTGTTTTACGTTTTCGTCGGCGTGAAATTCAGGAATCATCTAAAGGAGATTCTGCAGAAGATTCTTCAGACACCTCCGAACAAGGACATGCAACAAACACGAACTGGCACCATTCAGTCTCACGGCTCCTTGTGCTCAAACGGCAACAACTGCAGAGGCCATTCCACTACCGTCTGAGTCGGTGTAAATATACGCACGAATAATGTCAATGATTTATCTAATGCTTAAATATGTGGAggctgaagctttttttttttttttttttttttttttaaaatacaaaggATGTAAAGATGTATGTAA from Ictalurus furcatus strain D&B chromosome 15, Billie_1.0, whole genome shotgun sequence harbors:
- the LOC128619271 gene encoding chemokine XC receptor 1-like: MDDSMQYDYVDNISEGMCNKEDVAKIGSIVVPLFLSVVVLLSLVGNILVLVILALYENLKSLTNIFILNLALSDLLFTFGLPFWACYYIWGWTLGDAACKTVNFFFYAGFYSSIVFLVLMTVQRYMAVVHPLSDWERGQGFALIPIVAWVMSIAVALPAPIYSSVIPDPANTTQLYCEYNSTEGYFTVTYEQNCFFVCAFLIMGFCYVRILQTVFKTRTKKRHRTIRLIFCIVVTFFLGWAPYNLVIFLHTFTHHQIEFFTICEVTHHLDYAEYVSKLLAFSHCCLNPVFYVFVGVKFRNHLKEILQKILQTPPNKDMQQTRTGTIQSHGSLCSNGNNCRGHSTTV